One Bombus fervidus isolate BK054 chromosome 7, iyBomFerv1, whole genome shotgun sequence genomic region harbors:
- the Tsp5d gene encoding tetraspanin 5D: MGRTGYTCIRHVFCSLNVLIWLCACGILGAGLWLRLAYSGYTTLVPHYSFASADSLLLAAGCVTFVIAFFGCCGAWFQSRCMLITYFFLVILMFLGESMLGTLAFIFREHLSKSLKDELLFGIEKHYNLTREPGTLPAIWDHIHTEFHCCGVRDYTDWFRIDAWPTEDRVPDSCCIQRERYCGRLGPGERNKEHWYQEGCATAIQMWLVTRLHVVGTVGLVVAFLQLFGQVASMILFCTVRHKRSSHTYKSYDTANT, from the exons ATGGGCCGCACAGGATACACGTGCATCAGGCACGTTTTCTGCTCCCTCAACGTTCTCATTTGG tTATGCGCTTGTGGAATTTTGGGTGCAGGCCTGTGGCTACGATTGGCTTACTCCGGATACACGACCTTGGTGCCGCACTACAGTTTCGCGTCAGCTGACTCGTTGCTGTTGGCCGCTGGATGTGTGACCTTCGTCATCGCCTTCTTCGGATGCTGTGGTGCATGGTTTCAATCGAGATGCATGTTAATCACG TACTTTTTTTTGGTAATACTGATGTTCCTCGGTGAATCCATGTTGGGTACTCTGGCCTTCATCTTTAGAGAACATTTATCGAAGAGCTTGAAGGACGAGCTTCTTTTCGGTATTGAAAAACATTATAATCTGACCAGGGAACCTGGTACTCTTCCTGCTATATGGGACCATATACACACAGAG TTCCATTGCTGCGGTGTACGAGACTATACCGACTGGTTCCGGATCGACGCATGGCCGACGGAAGACCGCGTACCCGATTCCTGTTGCATACAGAGGGAACGATATTGCGGTCGTCTTGGTCCTGGGGAACGAAACAAGGAACATTGGTACCAAGAAGGTTGCGCAACAGCTATCCAAATGTGGCTAGTTACTAGGCTTCACGTGGTCGGAACCGTCGGTCTTGTCGTGGCTTTCCTTCAGCTATTCGGACAGGTGGCCAGCATGATCTTGTTCTGCACCGTCAGGCACAAGAGATCATCCCACACGTACAAGAGTTACGATACTGCGAACACCTAG
- the LOC139988891 gene encoding uncharacterized protein: MWGSLEKRRTLRFCILILVCRLDLSIGLPAEQPTRFTLNTGDTNSRNVAARVVSNYAPGEILGRIADATRIGTGRFVNSVILARNIIASRAQVIGALTSIPHIIDLSPILIGFFFMEQALVSETQATMAKVVVQKSVALNYEPISSATTQYPPVTNTRPNARETVRLENETAQGFLEKPVSKPVANILESFLNPTPLVDGIKEEEKYGNSGDKFIGIGRTLVNGFEKFSNFLNGVVDFPRKTVKTSTQEITDFLNKIGARLVGLE, encoded by the exons ATGTGGGGGAGTCTTGAGAAACGAAGAACCTTGAGATTTTGTATCTTGATCCTTGTCTGTCGGCTCGATTTATCGATCGGATTACCCGCGGAACAACCGACCAGATTCACCTTAAATACGGGAGACACGAATTCGAGAAACGTTGCTGCAAGGGTAGTGTCTAATTACGCGCCAGGCGAG ATTTTAGGCCGTATCGCGGACGCGACAAGAATTGGCACAGGCAGATTTGTGAATTCCGTCATATTGGCCCGAAACATCATAGCCAGTCGGGCGCAGGTAATTGGCGCACTGACTTCGATACCGCATATCATCGATTTGTCTCCCATTCTAATAGGCTTT TTCTTTATGGAACAGGCTTTGGTTAGCGAGACACAGGCCACCATGGCTAAAGTGGTAGTGCAGAAATCGGTGGCCTTGAACTACGAACCAATATCCTCGGCAACGACCCAGTATCCGCCAGTAACGAACACTCGACCAAACGCGCGCGAAACTGTGAGACTGGAGAACGAAACTGCGCAAGGTTTCTTAGAAAAGCCAGTTTCGAAACCTGTCGCGAACATTTTGGAATCTTTTCTCAATCCTACACCATTGGTCGATGGTATCAAGGAGGAGGAAAAATATGGAAACTCCGGAGACAAGTTTATCGGCATTGGTCGGACTCTGGTGAATGGATTTGAGAAGTTTAGCAATTTTCTGAACGGTGTCGTTGAC tttcCACGCAAGACTGTCAAAACGAGTACCCAGGAAATCACggactttttaaataaaataggaGCTCGTCTGGTCGGATTAGAGTAA
- the LOC139988806 gene encoding uncharacterized protein — protein sequence MGVIPSLFVSCFLLGILATTGNGQLTTGQGILPTAQGGNLGSSSLTGVPNLNDALASILGPILGGNSTNGGVTIIGSLSKILSGLQEVSLGTLLQNILSGNLSSLQHILGPVVELLLSLPIVGPLIMLLSQVLNIPLTLVASIVALLLEILMVLLNITRTTSG from the exons ATGGGAGTTATACCGTCTTTATTCGTCTCTTGCTTCCTGCTTGGGATATTGGCCACTACAGGCAATGGTCAGCTG ACCACTGGACAGGGCATTCTTCCTACTGCACAAG GAGGAAACCTTGGTAGCAGCTCACTGACCGGAGTCCCGAACCTCAACGATGCCCTCGCTAGTATCCTTGGACCTATTTTGGGCGGAAACTCTACCAACGGAG GAGTAACCATCATCGGAAGCCTGAGTAAGATCTTGTCCGGTCTTCAAGAAGTGTCGCTCGGTACACtacttcaaaatattttgagTGGAAATCTTTCTTCACTTCAGCATATACTTGGTCCTGTAGTAGAACTCCTACTAAGCCTACCTATAGTTGGCCCACTCATAATGCTCCTATCGCAAGTATTGAAT ATTCCACTGACTCTTGTCGCAAGTATAGTCGCTTTATTGCTCGAGATCTTGATGGTTCTCTTGAACATAACGAGAACTACGAGTGGTTGA
- the LOC139988797 gene encoding uncharacterized protein isoform X2 yields the protein MLCCKVALVFVVSLIALISGMPHDSENSPQSPFSLPFVQLTNGGIRFNLGGYHAQAGLGGSNGLHAGVGTPWGGHASAGLGGTIDGNNANLGGGLFARAGLGNGRHEAAAGLGGVIDGSGRSGPGLRGQIFANAGADAVGTSNGIINRGPSDRRDDGSNKPGEDEGDRGQPTRGHSNIQVIARSGNKKEKVVETVAVPAESPEAFKQIDSSSKKEIQEALNVKPLSIAEVNPVLSSETNDIRVVRLTKVLPRHRRRKLWESKRQVDQEHTDPIVPQGNADSNVQNVQTRQAIYYSDPTPTRKIAVMRTKSPGFYDDIFQIPISTLNAVNQLLNNNAG from the exons ATGCTGTGCTGCAAGGTTGCTTTAGTGTTCGTAGTTAGTCTAATTGCATTAATCAGCGGGATGCCTCACGATAGCGAAAATAGCCCCCAGAGTCCATTCTCG CTTCCATTCGTTCAACTTACAAATGGTGGAATCCGATTCAATTTGGGCGGCTACCATGCCCAAGCTGGACTAGGCGGAAGCAATGGACTTCACGCTGGCGTCGGAACACCTTGGGGTGGCCATGCGTCCGCTGGTTTAGGTGGCACAATCGATGGCAACAATGCAAATCTCG GAGGGGGTCTGTTCGCGAGAGCAGGCCTTGGAAACGGAAGACACGAAGCTGCAGCGGGATTAGGCGGCGTGATAGACGGAAGTGGAAGATCTGGGCCTGGACTCAGAGGACAAATCTTCGCCAACGCGGGAGCCGATGCGGTTGGAACGTCGAATGGGATTATTAACAGAGGACCAAGCGACAGACGAGATGATGGAAGTAATAAACCAGGTGAAGATGAAGGCGACAGGGGCCAACCAACCAGAGGACATTCGAATATTCAAGTAATCGCTCGTTCtggaaataagaaagaaaaagtagtGGAG ACAGTGGCTGTGCCGGCAGAATCTCCAGAGGCTTTTAAGCAAATTGACTCTTCGTCGAAAAAAGAG ATACAGGAAgcattaaacgttaaaccgctATCTATCGCCGAGGTTAATCCTGTCTTGTCCAGCGAGACGAATGATATACGCGTTG ttcgACTAACGAAAGTCCTTCCACGTCACCGTAGAAGAAAGTTATGGGAATCGAAGAGACAGGTTGATCAAGAGCATACAGATCCGATAGTGCCACAGGGTAACGCCGATTCAAACGTTCAAAACGTCCAAACGCGTCAAGCGATTTATTATTCAGACCCTACACCTACGCGAAAAATAGCGGTAATGAGGACCAAAAGTCCTGGTTTTTACGATGACATATTTCAG ATACCGATATCAACGCTGAACGCTGTTAATCAACTGTTGAATAATAATGCCGGCTAA
- the LOC139988797 gene encoding uncharacterized protein isoform X1 has product MLCCKVALVFVVSLIALISGMPHDSENSPQSPFSLPFVQLTNGGIRFNLGGYHAQAGLGGSNGLHAGVGTPWGGHASAGLGGTIDGNNANLGGGLFARAGLGNGRHEAAAGLGGVIDGSGRSGPGLRGQIFANAGADAVGTSNGIINRGPSDRRDDGSNKPGEDEGDRGQPTRGHSNIQVIARSGNKKEKVVETVAVPAESPEAFKQIDSSSKKEIQEALNVKPLSIAEVNPVLSSETNDIRVVRLTKVLPRHRRRKLWESKRQVDQEHTDPIVPQGNADSNVQNVQTRQAIYYSDPTPTRKIAVMRTKSPGFYDDIFQVKDTIILIYLSKSIRTLLCFLHEINFNYFNDIIYITSIVV; this is encoded by the exons ATGCTGTGCTGCAAGGTTGCTTTAGTGTTCGTAGTTAGTCTAATTGCATTAATCAGCGGGATGCCTCACGATAGCGAAAATAGCCCCCAGAGTCCATTCTCG CTTCCATTCGTTCAACTTACAAATGGTGGAATCCGATTCAATTTGGGCGGCTACCATGCCCAAGCTGGACTAGGCGGAAGCAATGGACTTCACGCTGGCGTCGGAACACCTTGGGGTGGCCATGCGTCCGCTGGTTTAGGTGGCACAATCGATGGCAACAATGCAAATCTCG GAGGGGGTCTGTTCGCGAGAGCAGGCCTTGGAAACGGAAGACACGAAGCTGCAGCGGGATTAGGCGGCGTGATAGACGGAAGTGGAAGATCTGGGCCTGGACTCAGAGGACAAATCTTCGCCAACGCGGGAGCCGATGCGGTTGGAACGTCGAATGGGATTATTAACAGAGGACCAAGCGACAGACGAGATGATGGAAGTAATAAACCAGGTGAAGATGAAGGCGACAGGGGCCAACCAACCAGAGGACATTCGAATATTCAAGTAATCGCTCGTTCtggaaataagaaagaaaaagtagtGGAG ACAGTGGCTGTGCCGGCAGAATCTCCAGAGGCTTTTAAGCAAATTGACTCTTCGTCGAAAAAAGAG ATACAGGAAgcattaaacgttaaaccgctATCTATCGCCGAGGTTAATCCTGTCTTGTCCAGCGAGACGAATGATATACGCGTTG ttcgACTAACGAAAGTCCTTCCACGTCACCGTAGAAGAAAGTTATGGGAATCGAAGAGACAGGTTGATCAAGAGCATACAGATCCGATAGTGCCACAGGGTAACGCCGATTCAAACGTTCAAAACGTCCAAACGCGTCAAGCGATTTATTATTCAGACCCTACACCTACGCGAAAAATAGCGGTAATGAGGACCAAAAGTCCTGGTTTTTACGATGACATATTTCAGGTAAAAGATACGATTATCCTTATTTATCTATCCAAAAGTATTCGGACGCTTCTTTGTTTCTTACAcgagataaattttaattacttcaatgatattatatat ataaccAGCATAgtcgtataa
- the LOC139988800 gene encoding uncharacterized protein: protein MLGIICVFNAILYVAASETVILQRMKRQNDPSESGHVVDSIFNIPITAIKQTGAAVQTFSPENSKAIDSILKIPVSTLEAVGALVKQTSGQRLQNAEELQRIRQERRERILAQRERQRFQREQLQQQRFKQQQMKRNVKNNNKDLFGLNTLSFLVSNHGILGSIQGPFGGYNGFGGGHGGHGGHGGHGGHGNQGIHGGQGSTGGYEVHENVEEDTNYFWHGITAGFGTISGSRPTSAHISIQNKVAPKDKRPNKNYDDFRIQNKIAPNKENGLDYEDDPPLQNKIAPKRSRISFQS, encoded by the exons ATGCTTGGGATAATCTGCGTTTTCAACGCTATTTTGTACGTGGCAGCTTCGGAGACA GTGATCCTTCAACGAATGAAGCGTCAAAATGATCCGAGTGAAAGTGGTCATGTGGTAGACAGTATTTTTAAC ATTCCAATTACGGCGATCAAGCAGACAGGAGCCGCTGTGCAAACCTTCAGCCCAGAAAATTCTAAGGCCATCGATAGTATCTTAaag ATCCCTGTTTCGACCTTAGAAGCTGTTGGAGCTCTAGTAAAACAAACGTCTGGGCAGAGACTCCAGAATGCCGAAGAGTTACAACGAATACGccaagaaagaagagagagaatatTAGCTCAAAGGGAACGACAGAGGTTCCAAAGAGAGCAACTTCAGCAACAACGTTTCAAACAGCAACAAATGAAGAGAAACGTTAAGAACAATAACAAAGATCTCTTCGGTTTAAACACCCTCTCTTTCCTGGTTAGTAATCATGGAATCTTAGGTAGTATTCAAGGTCCGTTTGGCGGGTACAATGGATTTGGTGGTGGACATGGTGGTCATGGTGGTCATGGTGGTCATGGTGGTCATGGAAATCAAG gtatccatggaggACAGGGCAGTACAGGTGGTTACGAAGTCCACGAAAACGTAGAAGAAGATACAAATTATTTCTGGCATGGGATCACCGCTGGCTTTGGTACGATTTCTGGTTCTCGGCCAACTAGCGCGCATATTTCCATACAAAATAAAGTCGCCCCTAAAGATAAAAGACCAAACAAGAATTACGACGATTTTCGAATACAGAACAAAATTGCTCCGAATAAAGAAAATGGACTAGACTATGAAGATGATCCTCCACTGCAGAACAAGATTGCACCCAAAAGGAGCAGGATATCGTTTCAATCATAG
- the LOC139988796 gene encoding uncharacterized protein isoform X1 — MIRTDEKYLLVKRFFHWRGTTKNDVYCIIFEIRWSIDFETVEISLLVNSLHASTRGCVEMEHKRKYLTKESRKAKFRSSLDSHARSGTKMQASSMNLLAAGLSLFCFVYPLHGDPQGFYSTNYESYNPVFHISDPVHRVAQFPERYDSSATRKSLPRVTQYKETTEATREEDQFEKPLLLLSYSRGMTETVQPGVYNRYSDFGSGDREEKAKEDRIKAEDEDKKSDLDEEAIIEKMRILDRLLSEDSGEKDFDTNIIGDKIISEESKRVVREVKKKKPGLFWSLAKITFEAISDTTSAIKEIATIINNSIAPDSVTASTMMRGSLKDAGSSNMTNVNGTETTTSIPTTTPFVLTRQAVQNLIRRNVLGLVKLFNIEWKDALNQSETNVKEFQRDLGNQIGSFFRDRRDT; from the exons ATGATAAGAACAGACGAGAAATACCTATTGGTTAAACGGTTCTTTCATTGGCGCGGAACAACAAAGAACGATGTCTATTGCATCATATTCGAAATTCGTTGGTCAATTGATTTCGAAACTGTCGAAATATCGCTGCTAGTGAATTCCCTGCACGCGTCAACTCGAGGTTGCGTCGAAATGGAGCACAAGAGGAAGTATCTAACCAAGGAGTCACGAAAAGCCAAATTCCGATCGTCGTTGGACAGTCACGCCCGATCTGGCACGAAG ATGCAGGCGTCGTCGATGAATTTATTGGCAGCCGGCTTATCGCTATTTTGCTTCGTGTATCCCCTCCATGGCGACCCTCAAGGATTCTATTCGACGAATTATGAGTCCTACAATCCTGTATTTCACATATCAGACCCGGTGCACCGTGTTGCACAATTTCCTGAACGATACGATTCTTCGGCCACTCGGAAATCTTTACCACGCGTGACACAGTATAAAGAAACAACCGAGGCCACTCGAGAAGAAGATCAGTTTGAAAAACCTTTGCTTCTGCTGAGTTACTCTAGAGGAATGACAGAAACGGTGCAGCCAGGAGTATATAACAGGTATAGTGATTTTGGGTCGGGTGATCGCGAAGAGAAAGCGAAAGAAGATAGAATAAAAGCCGAAGATGAAGATAAAAAGAGCGACTTGGACGAGGAGGCCATTATAGAAAAGATGAGGATTCTAGATCGACTGTTGTCTGAGGATTCAGGTGAAAAAGATTTTGATACGAATATAATTGGAGACAAGATCATCTCGGAAGAATCGAAGAGGGTTGTCAGAGAagtgaagaagaagaagccgGGATTGTTTTGGTCCTTGGCAAAAATCACGTTCGAG GCAATCAGCGACACGACATCAGCGATCAAGGAGATCGCCACCATCATCAACAACAGCATCGCTCCGGATTCGGTCACTGCTAGTACCATGATGAGAGGATCCCTAAAGGATGCAGGTTCATCGAACATGACAAACGTCAACGGAACAGAAACAACGACATCAATACCCACGACCACGCCCTTTGTCTTAACTAGACAAGCGGTACAGAATTTAATCAGGCGAAACGTCTTGGGGCTCgttaaactttttaatatcGAATGGAAAGACGCACTAAAC CAATCGGAAACAAACGTGAAAGAGTTCCAGAGGGATCTAGGAAATCAAATAGGCAGTTTCTTTCGTGACAGAAGGGACACTTAA
- the LOC139988796 gene encoding uncharacterized protein isoform X2, with protein MQASSMNLLAAGLSLFCFVYPLHGDPQGFYSTNYESYNPVFHISDPVHRVAQFPERYDSSATRKSLPRVTQYKETTEATREEDQFEKPLLLLSYSRGMTETVQPGVYNRYSDFGSGDREEKAKEDRIKAEDEDKKSDLDEEAIIEKMRILDRLLSEDSGEKDFDTNIIGDKIISEESKRVVREVKKKKPGLFWSLAKITFEAISDTTSAIKEIATIINNSIAPDSVTASTMMRGSLKDAGSSNMTNVNGTETTTSIPTTTPFVLTRQAVQNLIRRNVLGLVKLFNIEWKDALNQSETNVKEFQRDLGNQIGSFFRDRRDT; from the exons ATGCAGGCGTCGTCGATGAATTTATTGGCAGCCGGCTTATCGCTATTTTGCTTCGTGTATCCCCTCCATGGCGACCCTCAAGGATTCTATTCGACGAATTATGAGTCCTACAATCCTGTATTTCACATATCAGACCCGGTGCACCGTGTTGCACAATTTCCTGAACGATACGATTCTTCGGCCACTCGGAAATCTTTACCACGCGTGACACAGTATAAAGAAACAACCGAGGCCACTCGAGAAGAAGATCAGTTTGAAAAACCTTTGCTTCTGCTGAGTTACTCTAGAGGAATGACAGAAACGGTGCAGCCAGGAGTATATAACAGGTATAGTGATTTTGGGTCGGGTGATCGCGAAGAGAAAGCGAAAGAAGATAGAATAAAAGCCGAAGATGAAGATAAAAAGAGCGACTTGGACGAGGAGGCCATTATAGAAAAGATGAGGATTCTAGATCGACTGTTGTCTGAGGATTCAGGTGAAAAAGATTTTGATACGAATATAATTGGAGACAAGATCATCTCGGAAGAATCGAAGAGGGTTGTCAGAGAagtgaagaagaagaagccgGGATTGTTTTGGTCCTTGGCAAAAATCACGTTCGAG GCAATCAGCGACACGACATCAGCGATCAAGGAGATCGCCACCATCATCAACAACAGCATCGCTCCGGATTCGGTCACTGCTAGTACCATGATGAGAGGATCCCTAAAGGATGCAGGTTCATCGAACATGACAAACGTCAACGGAACAGAAACAACGACATCAATACCCACGACCACGCCCTTTGTCTTAACTAGACAAGCGGTACAGAATTTAATCAGGCGAAACGTCTTGGGGCTCgttaaactttttaatatcGAATGGAAAGACGCACTAAAC CAATCGGAAACAAACGTGAAAGAGTTCCAGAGGGATCTAGGAAATCAAATAGGCAGTTTCTTTCGTGACAGAAGGGACACTTAA